A single Spiroplasma floricola 23-6 DNA region contains:
- a CDS encoding 2-oxo acid dehydrogenase subunit E2 — MVHMRVRNLPSKGILKEWLFSDEEINFGQDFALIELDDGSKINIKSNYNGIITKTINLGTSVKNGSILANIAVGEKEIQKFKNKSIKKTNSKKNNEEEIFISTQEDEPKLEGVETVADSFSGAVVYDRYNQAVTPFSTGRDDIMDTLQKVQKMEEKDQSMSQGNQQPKDKFAQMRANIKDSIKNAPQNKVIGDLTREELLKMTKEDINEEAGSNLFSTNNSSGVSKFRQLVQARKEKLLEENDFKEAQNENQVIDAMSKTDEKGRPLIMRNIIQARMEKLNNAGGDPSVLEQNIVATKSNAILDNQRLKSSANNVNSTQEVEKMKQRDFDVNLKKTLIKQGSSQDGLFGISYGSYIESDEENTIDANDLSPHSGIIMPKKKPEELVEEIIHKPTKTYAESKLSNLYDTSRRWDIIKNRDERNLINQRRKVVEKGIQEDNMDFNKKINEIGIPKEFLREVPHQDPITGAMLYIPYNQTPKGIEEFEAWLRATNLYTAYKEKQNIETTQETLSNIRVPFKRTHENIIVENTEQIEPTQDFEEEKILVKTPKIIQKEIKTEIEKKDDELVKVSDKKVADETLEFLKDQIKDLQRTLKEQNQLNAATSKLNQQSHFNAGTDTFGQMMQYMLMQNMIQNMNQNQKREPNREFNANDLKAIIKDEINSFAKDLKEKKCQEEERARLEREIIERVERDLKEKWEFDKKEREKENIQDVNFEKDKPDNSLGYLQFESNDENKVVERTKVNKNRNPAVKSMILSQNFIPPLTISTEIDMSAILKLKHMLKQTQNNIKFTTISFIAKAISIALEEYPKLNSSYDAETNEVLIKKYHHIGLATETTEGLIIPVLKFVEKLSIKEVAIDIKEVTSRLRSGELYNYEVDGSTITIANYGNIGAIQATPTIFYPNAAVVGVGKVVKKPVVVDNEKLAIKAIMNMSLTVDQRIIDAAEAGQFLAKVKSILEKPEIFTVS, encoded by the coding sequence ATGGTTCATATGAGGGTTAGAAATTTACCATCTAAAGGAATTTTAAAAGAATGATTATTTTCTGATGAAGAAATTAATTTTGGACAAGACTTTGCTCTTATAGAATTAGATGATGGGTCTAAAATTAATATAAAATCCAACTATAATGGTATAATTACAAAAACTATTAATTTAGGAACTTCTGTAAAAAATGGAAGTATTTTAGCAAATATTGCTGTTGGTGAAAAAGAAATACAAAAATTTAAAAATAAAAGTATTAAAAAAACAAATTCTAAAAAGAATAATGAAGAAGAAATTTTTATTTCAACACAAGAAGATGAACCTAAGTTAGAAGGTGTTGAAACAGTAGCTGATTCATTTTCAGGAGCTGTTGTATATGATAGATATAATCAAGCAGTCACACCTTTTTCAACAGGCAGAGATGACATTATGGATACTTTACAAAAAGTTCAAAAAATGGAGGAAAAAGATCAAAGCATGAGTCAAGGAAATCAACAACCAAAAGATAAGTTTGCTCAAATGAGAGCTAATATAAAAGACTCAATTAAAAATGCTCCTCAAAATAAAGTTATAGGTGATTTAACAAGAGAAGAATTACTTAAAATGACTAAAGAAGACATAAATGAAGAAGCTGGTAGTAATTTATTTTCGACAAATAATTCATCAGGAGTAAGTAAGTTTAGACAATTAGTTCAAGCTAGAAAAGAAAAACTTTTAGAAGAAAATGATTTTAAAGAGGCTCAAAATGAAAATCAAGTAATTGATGCAATGTCAAAAACTGATGAAAAAGGTAGACCTTTAATAATGAGAAATATTATTCAAGCTAGAATGGAAAAATTAAATAATGCTGGGGGAGATCCAAGTGTTCTTGAACAAAATATAGTAGCAACAAAAAGTAATGCTATACTCGATAATCAAAGACTTAAAAGCTCTGCTAATAATGTCAACAGTACACAAGAGGTTGAAAAAATGAAACAAAGAGATTTTGACGTTAATTTAAAGAAAACATTAATAAAACAAGGATCTTCTCAAGATGGTCTTTTTGGAATATCATATGGGTCTTATATTGAAAGTGATGAAGAAAATACAATTGATGCAAATGATTTAAGTCCTCATAGTGGAATTATTATGCCTAAAAAGAAACCAGAGGAATTAGTGGAAGAGATTATTCATAAACCAACCAAAACTTATGCTGAATCAAAACTTTCAAATCTTTATGATACTTCAAGAAGATGAGATATTATAAAAAATCGTGATGAGAGAAATCTTATTAATCAAAGAAGAAAAGTGGTTGAAAAAGGAATTCAAGAAGATAATATGGATTTCAATAAAAAAATTAATGAAATTGGTATTCCAAAAGAATTTTTAAGAGAAGTACCTCATCAAGACCCTATTACTGGAGCTATGCTCTATATTCCTTATAATCAAACACCAAAAGGAATAGAAGAGTTTGAAGCTTGACTAAGAGCTACAAATCTATATACTGCATATAAAGAAAAACAAAATATTGAAACTACTCAAGAAACTTTAAGCAATATTCGAGTGCCTTTTAAAAGAACTCATGAAAATATAATTGTAGAAAATACAGAACAAATAGAGCCTACTCAGGATTTTGAAGAAGAAAAAATATTGGTTAAAACACCAAAAATTATTCAAAAAGAAATTAAAACAGAAATTGAGAAGAAAGATGATGAACTTGTGAAAGTATCAGATAAAAAAGTTGCAGATGAAACTTTGGAATTTTTAAAAGATCAAATTAAAGATTTGCAAAGAACTTTAAAAGAACAAAATCAATTAAATGCAGCAACTTCAAAATTAAATCAACAATCACATTTTAATGCTGGAACAGATACATTTGGTCAAATGATGCAATATATGTTAATGCAAAATATGATCCAAAATATGAATCAAAATCAAAAAAGAGAACCTAACAGAGAATTTAATGCAAATGATTTAAAAGCAATAATTAAAGATGAAATTAATTCATTTGCAAAAGATTTAAAAGAAAAAAAATGTCAAGAAGAAGAAAGAGCTCGATTAGAAAGAGAAATAATTGAAAGAGTTGAAAGAGACTTAAAAGAAAAATGAGAATTTGATAAAAAAGAGAGAGAGAAAGAAAATATTCAGGATGTAAATTTTGAAAAAGATAAACCAGATAACTCTCTAGGTTATTTACAATTTGAATCTAATGATGAAAATAAAGTTGTTGAAAGAACTAAGGTAAATAAAAATAGAAATCCAGCAGTTAAATCAATGATTTTAAGTCAAAATTTTATACCTCCTCTTACTATTTCAACTGAAATAGATATGAGTGCTATTTTAAAATTAAAACACATGTTGAAACAAACTCAAAATAATATTAAATTTACTACAATTTCATTTATAGCAAAAGCTATTTCTATTGCTCTTGAAGAATATCCAAAATTGAACTCAAGTTATGATGCTGAAACAAATGAAGTATTAATTAAAAAATATCATCATATAGGTCTTGCAACAGAAACAACAGAAGGATTAATTATTCCTGTACTTAAGTTTGTGGAAAAGTTATCAATAAAAGAAGTGGCAATAGATATTAAAGAAGTAACTTCAAGACTTAGATCAGGAGAACTTTATAATTATGAAGTTGATGGAAGTACAATTACGATTGCCAACTATGGAAATATTGGAGCAATTCAAGCAACTCCAACAATTTTTTATCCAAACGCTGCAGTTGTTGGTGTAGGTAAAGTTGTTAAAAAGCCAGTTGTAGTTGATAATGAAAAATTAGCTATTAAAGCAATAATGAATATGAGTTTAACAGTAGATCAAAGAATTATTGATGCTGCAGAAGCAGGACAATTCTTGGCAAAAGTTAAATCAATTCTTGAAAAACCAGAAATTTTTACTGTTTCTTAA
- a CDS encoding Pr6Pr family membrane protein: protein MKLNKDFEFSLKVMVLILLISFLILDFVLQIYSPKKNLEGLPAIERLNIYYSFFTTQSNYAVVLYLVAALFMKRIYNSKPVFGIELAMTVYITVTMLVFWFGLLASSDEMDAYYPSNWISTMVLHLCIPSIMIGYFLLSCGDQYFSARRYSKFALPLTCTYPAGYLAFAMIRGEIRFNYYSPELFKKIYSLPADSWFWTNIWNSDNGVIDQTRHFSQQMWYPYWFLNIHQFKLEANGTVFSENLLPQWFILLVFVISCFAITFLVVGLQFVYLSWNNKKFYRWHDIEGNLITSEEHAYRKQKAKLKKSTAKNEYKMTLLHKKTAYKVFLKSIKSLPKKERIKKRKEYFKARFLEEKVKKAAIKQQKILKKANKEQIKRFIVSLNYKDRPFVKENLREAERYKKLVKKGVIIFKTKYVD from the coding sequence ATGAAACTTAATAAAGATTTTGAATTTTCTTTAAAGGTCATGGTTTTAATATTATTAATTTCCTTTTTAATATTAGACTTTGTACTTCAAATATATTCACCTAAAAAAAATCTTGAAGGTTTACCAGCAATTGAAAGATTAAATATATATTATTCTTTTTTTACAACACAATCTAACTATGCAGTAGTTCTATATTTAGTAGCTGCCTTGTTTATGAAAAGAATATATAATTCAAAACCGGTTTTTGGTATTGAATTAGCTATGACAGTTTATATTACAGTAACAATGTTAGTTTTCTGATTTGGTCTTTTAGCATCAAGTGATGAAATGGATGCATATTATCCATCAAATTGAATTTCTACAATGGTTTTACATTTGTGTATACCAAGTATTATGATAGGTTACTTTTTATTATCTTGTGGAGATCAATATTTTTCTGCTAGAAGATATTCAAAATTTGCACTTCCTTTGACATGTACTTATCCTGCAGGATATTTAGCTTTTGCAATGATAAGAGGTGAAATTCGATTTAATTACTATTCGCCGGAACTTTTTAAAAAAATTTATTCTCTTCCTGCAGATAGTTGGTTTTGGACAAATATCTGAAACTCAGATAATGGAGTTATTGACCAAACTAGACACTTTAGTCAACAAATGTGATATCCATATTGATTTTTAAATATTCATCAATTTAAATTAGAAGCAAATGGAACAGTTTTTAGTGAAAATTTATTACCACAATGATTTATACTTCTTGTTTTTGTAATATCTTGCTTTGCTATAACTTTTCTAGTTGTTGGTTTACAATTTGTATATTTAAGTTGAAATAATAAAAAATTCTATAGATGACATGATATTGAGGGAAATCTTATTACAAGTGAAGAACATGCCTATCGTAAACAAAAAGCTAAATTGAAAAAAAGTACTGCAAAAAATGAATATAAAATGACTCTACTTCATAAAAAAACAGCTTATAAAGTATTTTTAAAAAGTATTAAATCACTACCAAAAAAAGAAAGAATAAAAAAGAGAAAAGAATACTTTAAAGCTAGATTTTTAGAAGAAAAAGTAAAAAAAGCTGCTATAAAACAACAGAAAATACTGAAAAAAGCAAATAAAGAGCAGATTAAAAGATTTATTGTTTCTTTAAATTATAAGGATAGACCTTTTGTTAAAGAAAATCTTAGAGAAGCAGAACGTTACAAGAAACTTGTAAAAAAAGGAGTCATTATATTTAAAACTAAGTATGTTGATTAG